The Bifidobacterium animalis subsp. animalis ATCC 25527 genome has a segment encoding these proteins:
- a CDS encoding GNAT family N-acetyltransferase, translated as MSDTNNRHDNVASASSTANRDLTLRAMTLGDLQAVARVFDEVWPQAAPLTGTPMAFELAKYFVLEYMRSATASCVAVKADGEFAGVTLAHIDGQPLAFPQAEGMLGDLRQIIDEHPIAKMMRSGFDHFRDTDHQLELHSGVGQSAQAELLLFMVNPAVKGHGVGGALWNALLQGFRANGVYAFYLHTDTSCDYTYYEHHGLQRVAERLRADHPEDNERADGIRDDMFVYRGEVPTV; from the coding sequence ATGAGCGACACCAATAATCGACATGACAACGTTGCCAGTGCGTCGAGCACGGCGAACCGCGATCTCACCCTGCGTGCGATGACCCTCGGCGACCTGCAGGCTGTGGCCAGGGTGTTCGACGAGGTATGGCCGCAGGCGGCACCGTTGACCGGCACCCCCATGGCGTTCGAACTGGCGAAGTACTTCGTGCTGGAATACATGCGGTCCGCCACGGCGTCCTGCGTGGCGGTGAAGGCCGACGGCGAGTTCGCCGGCGTCACGTTGGCGCACATCGACGGGCAGCCGCTGGCGTTCCCCCAGGCGGAGGGCATGCTCGGCGACCTGCGGCAGATCATCGACGAGCATCCGATCGCCAAGATGATGCGCTCCGGATTCGACCATTTCCGTGACACCGACCACCAACTCGAACTGCATAGCGGGGTCGGGCAGAGCGCGCAGGCCGAATTGCTGCTGTTTATGGTCAATCCGGCGGTCAAGGGCCATGGCGTGGGAGGCGCGTTGTGGAATGCACTGCTGCAGGGCTTCCGCGCGAACGGCGTGTACGCGTTCTACCTGCACACCGACACCAGCTGCGACTACACCTATTACGAACATCACGGGTTGCAACGCGTGGCTGAACGGCTGCGCGCGGACCATCCGGAAGACAACGAGCGTGCCGATGGCATTCGCGACGACATGTTCGTGTACCGAGGCGAGGTGCCGACCGTATGA
- the dapB gene encoding 4-hydroxy-tetrahydrodipicolinate reductase — MIRVSVVGAKGRMGSHVVEAVRAADDTELALALDAGDDLTQITPQNTDVVVEFTVPAVSLNNVLTLVRQGVNVVVGTTGWTDEKLDQVRAALAETETIDGRKQSVFIAPNFAISAVLADVFARIAAPYFESAEVIELHHPDKVDAPSGTAIHTAHAIADARKAAGLGEMPDNTQTDDGSRGAVIDGVHVHAVRLRGLNAHEEVLLGNAGEQLVIRADSFDRISFMPGVLLAVRKIDSGEFLGLTVGLDHFLDL; from the coding sequence ATGATTCGAGTTTCCGTGGTCGGAGCCAAGGGACGCATGGGTTCGCACGTGGTCGAGGCGGTGCGGGCCGCCGACGACACCGAGTTGGCGCTCGCTCTTGACGCCGGCGATGATCTGACGCAGATCACGCCGCAGAACACTGATGTGGTCGTCGAGTTCACGGTGCCCGCGGTGAGTCTGAACAATGTGCTCACGCTCGTGAGGCAGGGCGTCAACGTTGTCGTCGGCACCACCGGTTGGACCGACGAGAAGCTCGACCAGGTGCGCGCCGCACTCGCGGAGACCGAGACGATCGACGGTCGCAAGCAGAGCGTGTTCATTGCGCCGAATTTCGCGATCTCCGCCGTGCTTGCAGATGTGTTCGCGCGCATCGCCGCCCCCTATTTCGAATCCGCCGAGGTGATCGAACTGCATCACCCCGACAAGGTCGATGCACCGTCCGGCACCGCCATCCACACTGCCCACGCGATTGCCGACGCCCGCAAGGCGGCCGGTCTGGGTGAGATGCCCGACAACACGCAGACCGACGACGGTTCCCGCGGTGCGGTGATCGACGGTGTGCACGTGCATGCGGTGCGTCTGCGCGGACTGAACGCCCACGAGGAGGTGCTGCTCGGCAATGCCGGTGAACAGTTGGTGATTCGAGCGGATTCCTTCGACCGCATCTCGTTCATGCCCGGCGTGCTGCTCGCCGTGCGCAAGATCGATTCCGGCGAGTTTCTGGGACTCACCGTCGGACTCGATCACTTCCTCGACCTGTGA
- a CDS encoding MFS transporter: MSSKPSNLPKTTDGAMQKTKGSGSPYARLFRLKGAKAFCLSAAFARLPMSMMSLGIVLALNHLYDNWTVAGAMSAVYILAVAAVTPFYARLFDRFGQVKVGRVALTVQVIVMLAFAFAALARVPIPLLFVLAVVMGATQFSFGALVRTRWTYLLERTDNMDLLNTAYALEAAIDEIVFIFGPILAATLATSVHPVSQLFVPTAACAIGGGIFFSLRSTQPPVLHAVETVRVNGDDDDVLMARSGFAAEADGSHVAGQRAGVERKHRGMVSQSRRTTRNVLLYAGILPLMLAFICFNMSFTTFDVSMTGQMEADHLDRFLGLQLAMIAVGSCIGAFYFGSRQHRGSHWRRLIVCLCILAVGFMLMRVTMDTYWVLGIVELLAGLVVSPMFATGNLIVKDTVPESQLTEGLSWLTTAGQIGAAMGSLVGGMVLDHIDAHAGVMTTWMYTLAAIPFAVLGWYVASRKAQAVDPNA; this comes from the coding sequence ATGAGTTCGAAGCCATCCAACCTTCCCAAAACGACCGATGGGGCGATGCAGAAGACGAAAGGCTCAGGCTCGCCGTACGCACGACTCTTCAGGCTCAAGGGCGCCAAGGCGTTCTGCCTCTCCGCGGCCTTCGCACGCCTGCCGATGTCGATGATGAGCCTGGGAATCGTGCTCGCGCTCAACCATCTGTACGACAACTGGACCGTGGCCGGGGCGATGAGCGCCGTCTACATTCTGGCCGTCGCCGCCGTGACCCCGTTCTACGCGCGCCTGTTCGACCGCTTCGGCCAAGTGAAGGTGGGCCGTGTCGCGCTCACCGTGCAGGTGATCGTCATGCTCGCCTTCGCCTTCGCAGCGCTTGCCCGCGTGCCGATCCCATTGCTGTTCGTGCTCGCCGTGGTCATGGGTGCCACGCAGTTCTCATTCGGCGCACTCGTGCGCACCCGATGGACCTACTTGCTCGAACGCACCGACAACATGGATCTGCTCAACACCGCGTATGCGCTCGAAGCGGCGATCGACGAGATCGTGTTCATTTTCGGCCCCATTCTCGCTGCTACGCTCGCCACGTCGGTGCACCCCGTTTCGCAGCTGTTCGTGCCGACCGCCGCCTGCGCGATTGGCGGCGGCATCTTTTTCTCGCTCAGATCCACGCAACCGCCGGTGTTGCACGCCGTGGAGACAGTGCGGGTGAACGGTGACGACGACGATGTGCTCATGGCGCGTTCCGGTTTCGCCGCCGAGGCAGATGGCTCGCACGTCGCCGGGCAGCGTGCCGGTGTGGAGCGCAAGCACCGTGGCATGGTGAGCCAGTCGCGCAGGACCACGCGCAACGTGCTGCTGTACGCCGGGATTCTGCCGTTGATGCTCGCGTTCATCTGCTTCAACATGAGCTTCACCACTTTCGACGTGTCGATGACCGGCCAGATGGAGGCCGACCATCTCGACCGCTTCCTGGGGCTCCAGCTGGCAATGATCGCCGTCGGTTCGTGCATTGGCGCATTCTACTTCGGCTCCCGCCAGCATCGCGGTTCGCATTGGCGCCGGCTCATCGTGTGCCTGTGCATTCTCGCCGTGGGCTTCATGCTGATGCGCGTGACGATGGACACCTACTGGGTGCTTGGCATCGTCGAACTGCTTGCCGGCCTGGTCGTTTCGCCAATGTTTGCCACAGGCAATCTCATTGTGAAAGACACGGTGCCGGAGAGCCAGCTGACTGAGGGACTCTCATGGCTCACCACGGCTGGGCAGATCGGCGCCGCGATGGGTTCGCTGGTCGGCGGCATGGTGCTCGACCACATCGATGCACATGCCGGCGTGATGACGACGTGGATGTACACGCTCGCCGCGATCCCCTTCGCCGTGCTCGGCTGGTATGTCGCCTCCCGCAAGGCGCAGGCCGTCGACCCGAACGCGTGA